A single window of Grus americana isolate bGruAme1 chromosome 10, bGruAme1.mat, whole genome shotgun sequence DNA harbors:
- the DTWD1 gene encoding tRNA-uridine aminocarboxypropyltransferase 1 produces MSLNSPTLLNEENSQGPKRNTECLESLELQSPSSFQDNPLHQLQLASQEVLEKAKKSGRSKCPRCSSSRMFYCYTCFVPVETVPTEEIPTVKLPLKIDIIKHPNETDGKSTAVHAKLLAPDDVTIYKYPCIPEYEEKRHEIALIFPGPNSVSVKDIAFHLQKYTKKGVCDNDDDCSREPFLKQAKIELKEEEKNLNECISSNRSKGTSLKKIIFIDSTWNQTNKIITDERLQGLLQIELKTRKTCFWRHQKGKPDTYLSTIEAIYYFLVDYHQEILKENYKGQYDNLLFFFSFMYTLIKNAKCCAGKE; encoded by the exons ATGTCTTTAAATTCACCTAcacttttaaatgaagaaaactccCAAGGaccaaaaagaaatactgaatgtTTGGAAAGTCTAGAATTGCAGAGTCCATCATCATTTCAAGATAACCCACTTCACCAATTACAGTTAGCATCGCAAGAAGTacttgaaaaggcaaaaaagagtGGGAGATCAAAATGCCCCCGATGCAGTAGTTCAAGGATGTTCTATTGTTATACGTGCTTTGTTCCTGTTGAAACTGTCCCTACTGAAGAAATACCGACTGTGAAG TTACCTTTGAAGATTGACATTATTAAACACCCAAATGAAACAGATGGCAAAAGCACTGCTGTGCATGCTAAGCTCCTGGCACCTGATGATGTCACAATTTATAAATACCCTTGCATTCCcgaatatgaagaaaaaagacacGAA ATAGCACTTATATTTCCTGGTCCCAATTCAGTTTCAGTAAAAGATATTGCTTTCCATCTCCAAAAATACACTAAGAAAGGTGTTTGTGATAATGATGATGACTGTTCCAGAGAGCCATTTCTTAAGCAAGCAAAAATAGAactgaaagaagaagaaaaaaatctgaacgAATGCATCTCAAGCAACAGGAGCAAAGGCACTagcctgaagaaaataatatttattgaCAGTACCTGGAATCAAACTAACAAAATAATAACTGATGAACGACTtcaag GGTTGTTGCAAATTGAGTTGAAGACAAGAAAAACTTGTTTTTGGCGTCATCAGAAGGGAAAGCCAGATACGTACCTTTCCACAATAGAAGCAATTTATTATTTCCTTGTGGACTATCATCAGGAGATTTTGAAAGAGAATTACAAAGGACAATATgataatctgctttttttcttttcttttatgtacACATTGATTAAAAATGCCAAATGTTGTGCAGGAAAAGAGTAA